A genomic segment from Limibacillus halophilus encodes:
- a CDS encoding efflux RND transporter permease subunit, translating to MKALIAACLSHKRSVISTLVLLLIAGAYAYAVIPKEDSPDVNIPILYVNVSHDGISPEDAERLLIKPLETEMRGIEGVKEMRSTAFLGGANVLLEFDAGFDSNRALIDVREKVDLAKPDLPDEADEPVVSEVNLSLFPVLTVTLSGQVPERTLLRLARDLQDRLETIPQVLSANLNGDREERLEIVVDPLMLESYGIDTEELVTYVNRSNLLVAAGELDNGTGRFPVKVPGLFEDYKDVLDLPVLTDGDQVVRFGDLAELRRTFKDSEGFVRVNGQPALALEIQKRTGENIIETIELVREKVEQTRKYWPESVQVNYSQDASTNIRTMLSDLQNNVLSAILLVMVVVVAALGLRSAGLVGVAIPGSFLTGILVIWSMGLTVNVVVLFSLILSVGMLVDGAIVVTEYADRKMNEGEPRGRAYGLAAQRMSWPIIAATATTLAAFLPLVFWPGIVGEFMKYLPITLVATLSASLAMALIFVPTLGALIGRASHSGPAPLSPDATDDEDLANLSGITGYYVRLLRSALKRPGAVLLTALAVLIAAQIAYGTFGKGIEFFPKIEPDNAALQIRAQGNFSIQERDTLLQQVENRILDLQEERGEFHSIYAFSMARSGQQRDEPEDIIGVVQLEFTDWFARRKADVILADIRDRTADLAGIHLETRKEEAGPPVGKPIQIEVGSDSPERIAATAERIAAKLESMDGLLNIEDGGSLPGIEWNLTVDRAQAAKFGADISLIGSYVRMVTNGMIIGGYRPDDSDDEIDIVVRLTERERTVSYLDDLRIQTKQGSIPISNFVTRSAQPKINQLRRVDGQRVVTLRADVAPGVLASEKVAEIQNWMLEQEPDPLVNIRFKGEDEEQQKAQAFLGKAFVVALFLMAIILVTQFNSFYSAFLILTAVVMSTVGVMLGLLLTGQPFGIVMSGIGVIALAGIVVNNNIVLIDTYDRLKETARSDFDAILRTGAQRLRPVLLTSVTTILGLMPMVLALNIDFVARDLQIGAPSTQWWRQLSTAIAFGLAFATLLTLFVTPSALMARAKFKAWRSARKERRQTKRGAANPSPAE from the coding sequence ATGAAGGCACTGATAGCCGCCTGCTTATCCCATAAGCGCAGTGTCATCAGCACACTGGTTTTGCTGTTGATCGCAGGCGCCTATGCCTACGCCGTGATCCCGAAGGAAGATTCGCCGGACGTCAACATACCGATCCTCTATGTCAACGTCTCGCACGACGGCATCTCGCCGGAAGATGCCGAACGCCTTCTCATCAAGCCTCTGGAAACGGAAATGCGGGGCATAGAAGGCGTCAAGGAAATGCGCTCGACCGCCTTCCTTGGCGGCGCCAATGTGTTGCTGGAGTTCGACGCCGGCTTCGATTCCAATCGCGCCTTGATCGATGTTCGCGAGAAGGTCGACCTTGCCAAGCCCGACCTGCCCGACGAAGCCGATGAGCCTGTCGTTAGCGAAGTCAATCTCAGCCTCTTCCCGGTTCTGACCGTGACACTTTCCGGTCAGGTTCCCGAACGCACGCTGCTACGTCTGGCGCGCGACTTGCAGGATCGCCTGGAAACCATCCCCCAGGTGTTGAGCGCAAACCTCAATGGTGACCGCGAGGAGAGGTTGGAGATCGTCGTCGACCCGCTGATGCTTGAAAGCTACGGAATCGATACCGAAGAGCTGGTTACCTATGTGAACCGCTCCAACCTGCTGGTCGCTGCAGGTGAACTGGACAACGGCACCGGACGTTTCCCGGTCAAGGTTCCCGGTCTATTCGAAGATTACAAAGACGTACTGGATCTACCGGTCTTGACCGACGGCGACCAGGTCGTGCGGTTTGGCGATCTGGCCGAGTTGCGGCGCACCTTCAAGGATTCCGAAGGATTCGTGCGTGTGAATGGCCAACCTGCCCTGGCACTGGAAATTCAAAAGCGCACGGGTGAGAACATAATCGAGACCATCGAACTCGTCCGCGAGAAGGTGGAGCAGACCCGGAAGTACTGGCCGGAATCGGTCCAGGTAAACTACAGCCAGGATGCCTCAACCAACATTCGCACAATGCTGTCCGACCTGCAGAACAACGTATTGAGCGCTATCCTACTCGTCATGGTCGTCGTCGTGGCAGCCCTGGGACTGCGGTCGGCCGGTCTGGTGGGCGTGGCAATACCTGGATCCTTCCTGACCGGCATCCTGGTTATTTGGTCGATGGGCCTGACGGTCAACGTGGTGGTGCTGTTCAGTCTGATTCTCTCCGTCGGTATGTTGGTCGATGGTGCTATCGTCGTAACCGAATACGCCGACCGAAAGATGAATGAAGGCGAGCCGCGCGGCCGCGCTTATGGCCTAGCCGCACAGCGCATGTCCTGGCCAATCATCGCAGCGACCGCGACCACGCTGGCGGCTTTCCTGCCGCTGGTTTTCTGGCCAGGGATCGTCGGCGAGTTCATGAAGTACCTGCCGATTACGCTGGTTGCGACCTTGTCGGCGTCCCTTGCCATGGCGCTCATCTTCGTGCCAACGCTTGGTGCTCTCATCGGCCGCGCGAGCCACAGCGGTCCCGCACCGCTGTCACCGGATGCGACGGACGACGAGGATTTGGCCAATCTATCGGGAATTACCGGTTACTACGTTCGTCTTTTGCGGAGCGCACTCAAACGGCCAGGGGCGGTGCTCCTGACAGCGCTTGCTGTGCTGATCGCCGCCCAGATCGCTTATGGCACCTTTGGCAAGGGCATCGAGTTCTTTCCCAAGATCGAGCCGGATAACGCGGCGCTGCAAATCAGAGCGCAGGGCAACTTCTCGATTCAAGAACGAGACACCTTGTTGCAACAGGTGGAAAACCGAATTCTCGATCTCCAGGAAGAACGCGGCGAGTTCCACAGCATTTACGCCTTTTCCATGGCGCGCTCTGGCCAACAGCGTGACGAGCCGGAAGACATCATCGGGGTCGTCCAGCTTGAATTCACCGATTGGTTCGCCCGACGCAAAGCAGATGTAATCCTGGCCGATATTCGGGACCGTACTGCCGATCTGGCAGGTATTCATCTGGAAACGCGCAAGGAAGAGGCCGGCCCGCCAGTTGGGAAGCCAATCCAGATCGAGGTCGGCTCGGATTCACCTGAACGCATTGCAGCGACCGCCGAGCGCATTGCAGCAAAGCTGGAATCGATGGACGGACTGCTCAACATCGAAGACGGCGGCAGCCTGCCCGGCATCGAATGGAATTTGACGGTAGATCGGGCGCAAGCCGCGAAGTTCGGCGCGGACATCAGCCTCATCGGAAGTTACGTCCGCATGGTCACCAACGGCATGATCATTGGCGGCTATCGACCGGACGACAGTGACGATGAGATCGATATCGTGGTGCGACTGACAGAGCGAGAACGAACAGTTTCCTACCTCGACGATCTGCGCATTCAAACCAAGCAGGGTTCGATCCCCATCAGCAACTTCGTCACCCGATCGGCGCAACCCAAGATCAATCAGCTAAGGCGCGTCGATGGCCAGCGCGTAGTGACGCTGCGCGCCGATGTCGCGCCCGGCGTCTTGGCTTCCGAAAAGGTGGCGGAGATTCAAAATTGGATGCTGGAACAAGAACCTGACCCATTGGTCAATATTCGCTTCAAGGGCGAAGATGAGGAACAGCAGAAGGCCCAGGCTTTCCTTGGTAAGGCATTCGTGGTGGCGTTGTTCCTGATGGCCATCATCCTAGTGACCCAGTTTAACTCCTTCTACAGTGCATTCCTGATCCTGACCGCCGTGGTGATGTCGACGGTCGGCGTCATGTTGGGGCTGTTGTTGACCGGACAACCTTTTGGGATCGTCATGTCCGGGATCGGGGTCATAGCCTTGGCAGGCATCGTCGTTAACAACAACATTGTGCTGATCGATACCTATGACCGCCTGAAGGAAACGGCGCGCAGCGACTTCGATGCCATACTGCGCACCGGCGCGCAGCGACTTCGCCCTGTTCTGCTGACCAGTGTCACGACAATTCTTGGCCTCATGCCGATGGTGCTCGCTCTGAACATTGATTTTGTGGCGCGCGACCTGCAGATCGGCGCGCCCTCCACTCAATGGTGGCGGCAACTATCAACGGCCATTGCCTTTGGCCTGGCTTTTGCGACACTGCTAACGCTTTTCGTCACGCCGTCGGCCTTGATGGCCCGTGCGAAGTTCAAGGCATGGCGGTCCGCTCGCAAAGAAAGACGCCAAACCAAACGCGGTGCGGCCAACCCCTCGCCTGCCGAATGA
- a CDS encoding LysM peptidoglycan-binding domain-containing protein: MKQYGVLIVVALALGVAALFFYFNDPDAPPKPAVTSEAPLQSGAENTAQSTAEQPTSGTQSTASVSSDATTAGNTSAGASDMASASQGTSEAATSGSTATALPPVKPSFDIVRVERDGATVIAGRGDLGADIEVVDEKGNIVARATTNERGEFVALPEQPLGPGEHRLTLRSRASEASPWTESEQSVVIVVPGSNQVAGADGSTLPADGGDQTAALAQPLAVLVPGTEGSVPRVLQGNVGEGISAGDLALEIIDYDADGNLVVGGQAPADARLLIYLDNKAVGDTRAGQDRRWQFSPAERVATGTHQLRVDQIDGAGKVVARVETPFYRAGGQGPLTGEGIAVVQPGNSLWRLARRAYGEGMRYTLILEANKDQIRNPDLIYPGQVFMIPEGQGVQ, translated from the coding sequence GTGAAACAATACGGCGTGCTGATCGTTGTTGCCCTGGCGTTGGGTGTGGCGGCGCTGTTCTTCTATTTTAATGATCCCGATGCGCCGCCCAAACCGGCCGTGACGTCTGAAGCACCCCTGCAAAGTGGCGCTGAGAACACCGCACAATCAACGGCGGAGCAACCCACGAGCGGCACGCAGTCGACGGCATCGGTTTCTTCCGACGCCACAACTGCAGGCAACACCTCGGCCGGTGCATCCGATATGGCCTCCGCTTCCCAAGGCACAAGTGAGGCAGCGACCAGCGGATCCACCGCCACTGCCCTGCCACCGGTCAAACCCTCTTTCGATATCGTCAGGGTAGAGCGTGACGGTGCCACGGTCATTGCCGGACGCGGCGACCTGGGCGCCGATATTGAAGTGGTGGACGAAAAGGGAAACATTGTCGCCCGCGCCACCACGAATGAACGCGGCGAATTTGTGGCGTTGCCCGAGCAGCCGTTGGGGCCGGGCGAACATCGTTTGACGCTTCGCTCACGCGCTTCCGAGGCGTCACCCTGGACGGAATCCGAGCAATCGGTCGTTATTGTCGTGCCTGGGTCGAACCAGGTGGCAGGCGCCGACGGCAGCACGTTACCCGCAGATGGCGGCGATCAGACCGCTGCGTTGGCACAGCCATTGGCGGTCCTGGTGCCCGGCACCGAAGGCTCGGTTCCCCGCGTGTTACAAGGCAATGTCGGAGAGGGGATTTCAGCGGGTGATCTGGCGTTGGAGATAATCGATTACGACGCCGACGGAAATCTGGTGGTCGGTGGGCAGGCGCCGGCGGACGCCCGGCTTCTGATCTATCTGGACAACAAAGCTGTCGGCGATACCCGGGCAGGGCAGGATCGCCGGTGGCAATTCTCGCCGGCGGAGCGTGTTGCAACCGGCACGCATCAGCTTCGGGTCGATCAAATCGACGGCGCCGGCAAAGTGGTGGCAAGGGTGGAAACGCCTTTCTATCGTGCCGGTGGGCAGGGGCCGCTAACCGGAGAGGGTATTGCGGTCGTCCAACCTGGAAACAGCCTCTGGCGCTTGGCGCGCCGCGCCTATGGGGAGGGCATGCGCTACACCCTTATCCTGGAGGCGAACAAAGATCAGATACGCAACCCCGATCTGATCTATCCAGGGCAGGTTTTCATGATCCCAGAGGGGCAGGGCGTTCAGTAG
- a CDS encoding TIGR00730 family Rossman fold protein, with amino-acid sequence MTSTLGTGYSDLKEKQKKEATNVMPKIRSLCAYCGASQRVDPLYLDIAKALGREAALRGIELIFGGGRVGMMGAVADGAIAEGGSVVGIIPEHLESVEVGHQGVTRLEVVPSMHVRKMRMFELSDAFCILPGGLGTLDETFEILTWRQLGLHDKPVVVLDTLNYWQPLKALIEHQVKVGFVKPEHAEMLTYVSDLETLFETLEAEPRSRIEGESERF; translated from the coding sequence ATGACATCCACACTCGGCACAGGTTACAGTGATCTGAAAGAAAAGCAAAAGAAGGAAGCCACCAACGTCATGCCTAAAATTCGAAGTCTTTGTGCCTATTGCGGCGCATCTCAACGCGTTGACCCCCTTTACCTGGATATCGCCAAAGCTTTGGGCCGCGAAGCCGCCTTGCGCGGAATCGAACTGATCTTTGGTGGTGGACGCGTTGGTATGATGGGTGCGGTCGCCGACGGCGCGATCGCGGAAGGTGGGAGCGTTGTGGGCATCATCCCTGAGCACCTGGAAAGCGTGGAGGTCGGCCATCAAGGCGTAACGCGTTTGGAAGTGGTTCCTTCAATGCATGTCCGCAAGATGCGCATGTTCGAACTTTCCGATGCCTTCTGCATCCTGCCCGGCGGACTTGGCACCCTGGACGAAACCTTCGAGATACTGACTTGGCGGCAACTTGGACTTCATGACAAGCCGGTGGTGGTGCTGGACACCCTGAACTACTGGCAACCTCTCAAAGCTTTGATCGAGCATCAGGTCAAGGTCGGTTTCGTGAAGCCCGAGCATGCCGAGATGCTGACGTACGTCAGCGATCTGGAAACGCTGTTCGAGACGCTGGAGGCCGAACCCCGTTCCCGGATCGAAGGAGAAAGTGAGCGCTTTTAG
- a CDS encoding NADP-dependent isocitrate dehydrogenase, which yields MPKIQVKNPVVELDGDEMTRIIWKMIRERLIQPYLDVDLKYFDLGVEKRDETNDQITVDAANAIKQHGVGVKCATITPDEDRVTEFNLKKMWRSPNGTIRNILGGTVFRQPIICENVPRLVPGWTQPIVIGRHAFGDQYRATDFLVPGPGKLTMTFTPADGGEAVTYDVHDFPDAGVAMGMYNHDESIRGFARACMNYGLTLGWPVYLSTKNTILKAYDGRFKDLFQEVYEAEFADKFSAKGITYEHRLIDDMVASALKWSGGFVWACKNYDGDVQSDTVAQGFGSLGLMTSVLMTPDGKTVEAEAAHGTVTRHYRMHQQGKETSTNPIASIFAWTRGLSYRGAFDGTPDVVRFAETLEKVCIDTVEAGDMTKDLALLVSPNQPWLTSQKFFDKVDQNLQKAMANWK from the coding sequence ATGCCCAAGATTCAGGTTAAGAACCCTGTCGTCGAGCTCGACGGCGATGAGATGACCCGCATCATCTGGAAGATGATCCGCGAACGTCTGATCCAGCCCTATCTCGATGTTGACCTCAAGTACTTCGATCTGGGCGTCGAGAAGCGCGACGAGACCAACGACCAGATCACGGTGGACGCAGCCAACGCCATCAAACAGCACGGCGTCGGCGTCAAATGCGCGACCATCACGCCCGACGAGGATCGGGTCACGGAATTCAACCTGAAAAAGATGTGGCGCTCGCCAAACGGCACGATCCGAAACATTCTGGGCGGCACGGTATTCCGTCAGCCGATTATCTGCGAGAACGTGCCGCGCCTGGTGCCCGGCTGGACCCAACCGATCGTGATCGGTCGTCACGCCTTCGGCGATCAATACCGCGCCACCGACTTCTTGGTTCCTGGCCCCGGAAAGCTGACCATGACCTTCACACCTGCCGACGGCGGCGAGGCGGTCACCTATGACGTGCATGATTTCCCCGATGCCGGTGTTGCCATGGGAATGTACAACCACGACGAATCGATCCGCGGTTTTGCCAGGGCCTGCATGAACTACGGTTTGACCCTGGGCTGGCCGGTCTACCTCTCCACCAAGAATACGATCCTCAAAGCCTATGACGGACGATTCAAGGATCTTTTCCAAGAGGTTTACGAAGCCGAATTCGCCGACAAATTCTCGGCGAAGGGTATCACCTACGAGCATCGTTTGATCGACGACATGGTTGCTTCCGCCCTCAAGTGGTCTGGGGGGTTCGTCTGGGCCTGCAAGAACTACGACGGCGATGTACAGTCCGATACTGTTGCCCAGGGCTTTGGCTCATTGGGCCTGATGACTTCCGTCCTGATGACGCCGGACGGCAAGACCGTCGAAGCGGAGGCCGCGCACGGCACGGTCACGCGGCACTACCGCATGCACCAGCAGGGCAAGGAGACCTCGACCAACCCGATCGCCTCAATCTTTGCCTGGACGCGTGGACTATCCTACCGTGGCGCCTTCGACGGCACCCCGGACGTAGTCCGTTTTGCCGAAACGCTGGAGAAAGTCTGCATCGACACAGTTGAAGCCGGCGACATGACCAAGGATCTCGCTTTGCTGGTTTCCCCGAATCAACCCTGGCTGACCTCGCAGAAGTTCTTCGATAAGGTCGACCAGAACTTGCAGAAGGCCATGGCCAACTGGAAGTGA
- a CDS encoding peptidylprolyl isomerase: MIGGLMAASLEGANAQTDPENTLVLELKDGKVLIEMLPEVAPNHVARIKELTREGFYDGIVFHRVMEGFMAQSGDPTGTGSGGSGVNIGAEFSNEPFSRGTAGMARAQHPDSADSQFFITFADASFLNGQYTVWGRVVDGMEYVDNIKKAPAGRQSGAVDDPDKIVSMKVLADVQ, from the coding sequence ATGATTGGAGGACTGATGGCCGCGAGCCTGGAGGGCGCCAATGCCCAGACTGATCCCGAGAACACCCTCGTCCTGGAACTGAAGGACGGCAAGGTGCTTATCGAAATGCTGCCGGAGGTAGCTCCCAACCACGTTGCCCGCATCAAGGAACTGACCCGTGAGGGATTCTACGACGGCATCGTGTTTCACCGCGTCATGGAAGGCTTCATGGCACAGAGCGGTGATCCGACGGGCACCGGCTCCGGCGGTTCCGGTGTCAACATTGGGGCCGAGTTCTCCAATGAGCCGTTTAGCCGCGGCACCGCTGGCATGGCGCGTGCACAACATCCCGACAGCGCCGACAGCCAGTTTTTCATCACCTTCGCCGACGCCTCCTTCCTGAACGGTCAGTATACCGTTTGGGGCCGTGTGGTCGACGGAATGGAATACGTGGACAACATTAAGAAAGCACCCGCCGGCCGCCAGTCCGGCGCCGTGGACGACCCCGATAAGATCGTTTCCATGAAGGTTTTGGCGGACGTTCAGTAA
- the alaS gene encoding alanine--tRNA ligase — translation MTSANEIRNQFLGYFEKHGHEPVASSVLVPRNDPTLLFTNAGMVQFKNVFTGAEQRPYKRAATSQKCVRAGGKHNDLENVGYTARHHTFFEMLGNFSFGDYFKDTAIELAWNLVTKEYGLPADRLLVTVYSEDDEAFDLWRKIAGLPESKIIRIPTSDNFWQMGDTGPCGPCSEIFFDHGDHIPGGPPGSPDEDGDRFIEIWNLVFMQYEQIAPGNRIDLPKPSIDTGMGLERISAVMQGKHDNYDIDLMRGLIEASAEASGTPPDGPGAVSHRVIADHLRASSFLIADGVLPSKDGRGYVLRRIMRRAMRHAHILGCQEPLMHRLVPALITEMGQHYPELQRAKSLITETLKLEETRFKDTLGRGLKLLEDEVSRLGDQEPLSGDVAFKLYDTFGFPLDLTQDILRGQGRGVDTQGFEASMEQQRATARKAWSGSGEAATEALWFTLEDELGSTEFLGYEAEEAEGQVVALVVDGKPVERIEAGQEAAVLTNQTPFYGESGGQMGDSGALFSAEGASFSVADTQKKLGSLHVHLGKLERGSLEVGEAVELRVDDARRARLRANHSATHLLHEALRRRLGDHVTQKGSLVAPDRLRFDISHPKPLTREDIVAVEKLVNETIVKNAEVTTRYMTPEEAIEEGALALFGEKYGDEVRVVSMGGADRARDDKAYSTELCGGTHVRRVGDIGFFKIIREEALASGVRRLEAVTGVDALAYVEAQEEVLADTAATLRSAASDLPQRVAALMEERKRLEREVGDLRRKLATGGGSGQSGPKVKDIGGIKFIGQVLEGVSARDLKPMADTLKQQVGSGVVALIAVSDGKASLVAGVTDDLTATLSAVDLVRAGSQAIGGKGGGGRPDMAQAGGPDSGNAAAAIQAIEAALAG, via the coding sequence ATGACTTCAGCCAACGAAATCAGAAACCAATTCCTTGGTTACTTTGAAAAGCACGGTCACGAGCCTGTCGCTTCCTCGGTGCTGGTGCCGCGCAACGATCCGACATTGCTTTTCACCAACGCCGGAATGGTTCAGTTCAAGAATGTTTTCACCGGCGCGGAACAACGGCCCTACAAGCGGGCCGCAACCTCGCAGAAATGTGTGCGTGCGGGGGGCAAGCACAACGATCTCGAGAATGTTGGCTATACCGCACGCCACCACACTTTCTTTGAGATGCTGGGGAATTTTTCCTTCGGCGATTACTTCAAGGATACGGCGATTGAGCTGGCCTGGAATCTGGTCACAAAGGAGTATGGCTTGCCGGCCGACCGCCTGCTTGTGACGGTTTACTCCGAAGATGACGAAGCCTTCGATTTGTGGCGTAAGATTGCCGGCCTGCCGGAATCAAAGATCATTCGGATACCCACCTCTGACAATTTCTGGCAGATGGGCGACACCGGCCCTTGCGGCCCCTGTTCGGAGATCTTCTTCGATCACGGTGATCATATTCCGGGCGGCCCTCCGGGCAGTCCGGATGAAGATGGTGACCGCTTCATCGAAATCTGGAACCTCGTGTTCATGCAGTACGAGCAGATTGCGCCGGGCAACCGTATTGATCTGCCAAAGCCGTCGATCGATACGGGCATGGGCCTCGAGCGCATTTCCGCGGTCATGCAGGGCAAGCACGACAACTACGATATCGACTTGATGAGGGGCTTGATTGAAGCCTCGGCGGAGGCGTCCGGCACACCACCGGATGGTCCGGGTGCGGTGTCGCACCGGGTGATCGCGGATCACTTGCGCGCGTCGTCTTTTTTGATCGCAGACGGCGTTCTGCCATCCAAGGACGGGCGCGGCTATGTTCTGCGACGCATCATGCGCCGTGCCATGCGCCACGCGCACATCCTGGGGTGCCAGGAACCTCTGATGCATCGGCTGGTGCCAGCCTTGATCACGGAAATGGGGCAGCACTACCCGGAGCTGCAACGCGCAAAATCGTTGATCACGGAAACGCTCAAGTTAGAGGAGACGCGTTTTAAGGATACGCTTGGACGCGGTCTGAAGTTGCTGGAAGACGAGGTTTCCCGGTTAGGCGACCAGGAGCCGCTATCGGGCGATGTAGCCTTCAAACTCTACGATACCTTCGGCTTCCCGCTTGACCTGACGCAAGATATTTTGCGCGGCCAAGGGCGGGGCGTGGATACGCAAGGCTTCGAGGCGTCGATGGAGCAACAGCGTGCGACGGCCCGCAAGGCCTGGTCTGGTTCAGGTGAAGCCGCCACGGAAGCGCTCTGGTTTACACTGGAAGATGAGTTGGGCAGCACGGAGTTCCTCGGCTACGAGGCGGAAGAAGCCGAGGGCCAGGTTGTGGCGCTTGTGGTGGACGGCAAGCCCGTGGAACGGATCGAGGCCGGCCAGGAGGCGGCCGTTCTTACCAACCAAACCCCTTTCTACGGTGAGTCTGGCGGTCAGATGGGCGACAGCGGTGCGCTCTTCTCGGCGGAAGGGGCGAGCTTCAGTGTCGCCGATACGCAAAAGAAGCTGGGGTCGCTGCACGTACACCTAGGGAAGCTGGAACGCGGCAGCCTGGAAGTCGGAGAGGCGGTGGAACTGCGGGTGGACGATGCGCGCCGCGCGCGCCTGCGGGCCAACCATTCGGCGACGCACCTGCTGCACGAGGCCCTACGCCGACGCTTGGGCGACCATGTCACGCAGAAAGGCTCGTTGGTCGCGCCGGATCGCCTGCGCTTCGATATCAGCCACCCCAAGCCATTGACGCGCGAGGATATCGTCGCCGTCGAGAAACTTGTCAACGAAACCATCGTCAAGAACGCCGAGGTCACGACCCGTTACATGACGCCGGAGGAAGCCATCGAGGAGGGTGCGTTGGCGCTTTTCGGCGAGAAGTATGGGGACGAGGTGCGGGTGGTCTCAATGGGTGGCGCAGACCGCGCCAGGGACGACAAGGCCTACTCGACCGAACTTTGCGGTGGTACGCATGTTCGGCGTGTCGGTGACATCGGTTTTTTCAAGATTATCCGCGAGGAAGCGCTGGCGTCGGGCGTCCGGAGACTGGAAGCCGTGACCGGTGTCGATGCCCTAGCTTATGTTGAGGCGCAAGAAGAGGTTTTGGCCGATACGGCGGCAACGTTGCGTAGCGCCGCCTCGGACCTTCCTCAGCGCGTCGCGGCCCTGATGGAGGAACGCAAGCGCCTGGAGCGTGAGGTTGGCGACTTGCGGCGCAAGTTAGCGACCGGTGGTGGCAGCGGCCAATCAGGCCCCAAGGTCAAGGATATCGGTGGCATAAAGTTCATCGGGCAGGTGCTTGAAGGGGTATCGGCAAGGGATCTGAAGCCCATGGCAGACACGCTCAAGCAGCAGGTGGGCTCCGGCGTCGTGGCTCTGATCGCTGTCAGTGACGGCAAGGCCTCGCTGGTCGCCGGCGTTACTGACGATCTGACGGCAACACTCTCGGCCGTCGATCTGGTGCGTGCCGGTTCACAAGCCATAGGCGGCAAGGGCGGCGGTGGCCGTCCGGATATGGCCCAGGCTGGCGGCCCTGACAGCGGCAACGCCGCCGCGGCGATCCAGGCGATCGAGGCGGCCTTGGCGGGATAG
- a CDS encoding invasion associated locus B family protein, producing MMHKITPSRPNGVTRFLTACLVLTAILSLPRTAAAQGADANGAIFKDWRIRCSPAQNAEGQDQPVICEAYQVVLREDQQQPVLEVVIAFPPSQENAVGAIIVPLGVLLPAGIAVSIDEKPLGKLPYQRCGAKGCLGQFIFTPEQFKAWRSGTKGQVTITHGNGKELAIPLSLLGFTDATNAISKK from the coding sequence ATGATGCACAAGATTACTCCCTCCCGCCCGAACGGCGTGACGCGATTCCTAACCGCTTGCTTGGTGCTGACGGCGATCCTTTCGCTGCCACGCACCGCAGCGGCCCAAGGCGCGGACGCCAACGGAGCCATTTTTAAGGACTGGCGCATTCGCTGCAGCCCTGCACAGAACGCCGAAGGGCAGGATCAACCGGTAATCTGTGAAGCTTACCAAGTTGTGTTGCGTGAAGATCAGCAACAGCCGGTTCTCGAAGTCGTCATCGCCTTCCCGCCCAGCCAGGAGAATGCCGTCGGCGCGATCATTGTTCCGCTTGGCGTCCTACTGCCGGCCGGGATCGCGGTCTCAATCGACGAAAAGCCCCTTGGCAAACTTCCCTATCAACGTTGCGGAGCCAAAGGTTGCCTGGGACAGTTCATCTTCACGCCTGAACAGTTCAAAGCATGGCGTTCCGGCACCAAGGGCCAGGTAACGATCACGCACGGCAACGGAAAGGAGCTGGCGATACCGCTTTCGCTCCTCGGCTTTACCGACGCAACAAACGCAATCAGTAAAAAGTAA